From the genome of Candidatus Obscuribacterales bacterium:
CGATTTCTGAACAATTCGGCGGGAAGACTTGGAATAAACGATGGCATTAGTAAATTACGCGGCTCGGGAAATAAACTGCAAAATCGTTTACTACGGAACTGGACTTGGCGGCAAAACCACCAACCTGAAGTACATCCATAGCCAGTTGGCCCCAACAACCCGCGGTGAGCTCATAAGCTTGGCCACGGAAACTGAAAGAACTCTTTTCTTTGATTTTTTGCCTCTGGATTTGGGTTCAGTGCAAGGCTTCAAAACAAGATTTTCCCTTTACACCGTTCCTGGTCAGGTTGAATACAACGCTTCTCGTAAGCTCATCTTGAACGGTGTTGACGGCATTATTTTCGTAGCTGACTCAGATGTGATGCGTTCGAAAGACAATGTCGAGTCCTTGCAGAACATGATTGAGAACTTGGCAGAGTACAGTCTTACACTGGATAACGTTCCATGGGTTTTGCAGTACAACAAGCGCGACCTGGCTTCCGCCATGCCCATTGAGCGTATGGAAAAAGAATTGAATATTCGTGGCGTCCCAAGCTTTGAAGCAGTAGCTTCTGAAGGTCTTGGGGTATTTGCCACCTTGAAAGCAATCAGCAAACTGATTTTGAATCGCTTACAATAACGGCCATTATGCCGGTTGTTCAAGGCAAGTACAAAGAAGTCGAACTAAACGCCTTGCGGCGTGCGATTCTTGTCGAGCGCAAGGGTCGCTATGCCGACTATCAGGGCAAACGCTCGACGTTTTCGCAGTTCATGCGTCAGACAGCGGCTGTTATGTGCCGCCGTAATCCTAAAGAAGCGCGTTGGGCAACCATACTGGGACTGTTTCGCGAATATCCAAATCTAGATGTGGCAACAAGAATTGCTGTCTTGCGCAGAGCCGAAGAATTGATTGAAACACTAATGGGCAGCCCTTCGGCAGAGGACCCCGTTGCAGAGTCTCAGCCGGAAAAGCCGGCTGCAAGCAAAGAATCCAATAAGCCGGCAACACTTCCAAGAAAGGCAGTCGAACAAAAATCGGTGCCGCCAGTAAAGCCGATAACGATAAACAAAGACGCGAAGGCGACGAAAACAAATAAACTTCCGCGCGAGGTTGATGTTCAGTACGTCAAAGGTGTTGGACCAAAAGTTGCTGAGCTTTTGAACAGACTCAATATTTTTACTGCGCACGATTTGATTCATCACTATCCGAAAAGACATTTGGATTTTCAAAACAGATTGATGATCAAAGATGTCGAACCCGGTCAGGAAGTGACTGTCTTCGGCACCATCGCATCAGTTTCGGCTTTTCAATCGCGGCGCGGCAATGTATCTATTCTGACCGTGGTCATTACAGACGGCACTGGGCGTTTGAACGTGACACGTTTTATTGGCGGCAAATCCAACAAGTATTTGCTTGACCGTTATAAGGCTCAATATCCCAAAGGCGCTCAAGTGATGGCTTCCGGCATAGTGGAACGCGATAAGTCGGGCAGGCGGCTTGAACTCAAGAATGCGGAATTGGAGATATTTGGTAATTTGGCTGGTGATGGTGAGGAGTTGGATTCCATCCATGCCGGGCGTCTGGTGCCTGTTTATCCGCTAACGGAAGGTCTTTCATTGCGCTACCTGCGCAATGTTATTCACAATGCGCTTGAATCATTTTTAGCAAATGTCGACGAAACATTACCTGCCGAGATCATCAAAAAATATGACCTTGTAGATTTGAAATCGGCATTGAAGGAAATACATTTTCCGGAAAGTCATGAAGCGCTCAATCTGGCAAGAAGACGTCTTGTTTTTGATGAGCTCTTCGGCATGCAATTGCAATTAGCGTGGCGACGTCATCACTATCAAGTGAGCGAGTCGGCTGTTGAGTTAGTCATGAAACCGGAAGGACTTGTCGCCCGCTTGCGTGCAAGCTTGCCATTTACGTTGACCAATGCTCAGGAGCGGGTATTTAAAGAAATTGCCAGCGACATGGCTTCCGGTAAACCGATGCAAAGATTGGTGCAGGGAGATGTTGGTTCCGGCAAAACAGTTGTTGCACTTATGGCTTTACTGGTTGCTGTGGAAAACGGCTATCAAGGCGCCATCATGGCACCGACTGAAATTCTTGCCGAGCAGCATTTCCGTCAATTCCAAAGATTGCTTACGCCTTTAGGACTTAAGGCGGCTCTGTTGTTAGGCAAGCAAGGCGTCAAGGAAAGAAGAGAAGTCCATCAAGGACTTATGTCGGGACAGATCCATATTGCTGTAGGAACGCATGCGCTAATTCAAGAAGGTGTTGAGTTTGAAAAACTAGGTTTGATCATCATTGATGAACAACATCGATTCGGTGTCAAACAACGAGCGCAATTGAAAGCAAAGGGCGTGCATCCACAACTATTGACGATGACCGCGACGCCAATTCCAAGAACTTTGGCCCTTTGCTTGCATGGCGACCTTGATGTGTCGGAAATTGATGAGTTGCCTCCGGGGCGCAAGCCAATTGAAACGAAGCTGCTTACCGGTACGGAAAAGCGACAAGTCTGGGCAGGTGTTGAGCGTCAGGTGCAAGCTGGCAGACAGGCCTATGTTGTCTTTCCGCTGATTGAAGAATCAGAAACGTTGTCGGCAAAGGCTGCCACTGCCGAGTATGAAAAACTGAAGACGAATGTTTTTGCCCATAGACGAGTTGGGCTTATGCACGGTAAGTTGAAACCACAAGAAAAAGATGAGGTCATGGAGCAGTTCAGGCGTGGTGAACTGGATATTCTGGTTTCAACAACGGTAATTGAAGTTGGAGTCGATGTACCTAACGCAACTGTCATGGTAATTGAAAATGCCGATAGATTTGGTCTGGCTCAATTGCACCAATTGCGTGGACGAGTCGGCCGAGGCGCCGAGCAGTCTTATTGCTTGCTTTTGTCCGATAGCCGTACTGATACGACAAGGCAGCGCCTGGAAATCATGACCAAGACTAATGACGGTTTCGTCGTTGCCGAGAAGGATTTGGAAATAAGAGGGCCTGGCGAATTTCTGGGCACTCGTCAAAGTGGTTTGCCGGATTTATTGCTGGCGGATTTGCTTAATGATGCAGAGATTTTGGAATTAGCGCGTAAAGCCGCTGTTGAAATGATAAATGCTGATCCGGAATTGGTAAAGCATCCCATGCTCAAACAACGAGTGAACAAGACTCTGGCATTGGAGCAAACGCAGTATCTGGGTTCTGGCTAAATCGCAGAGCACGTCATTCTGACGAGCGAAGTGAGGGAGAATCTCGCGTCTTTAACAGGTGAGATTCTTCGCTTTGCTCAGAATGACGTGCCTAAATCTGCGGCTTGTGGCTTTCGGCAATTAGCGATAAGAAAATATAGAAGAGTTGTTCGGTGCCTTTTAGAAATGAATCAAGAGATTCGTCAGGCAATTTGTCGCTGTTTAAATCAAATATGGGCCGGTCTGGATTGAGGGTTAGACAACTAAGTGCCGGATACTTGGCACTTACGTCGGAATGTGCTTGGTGGACATAACGCCTGACTTGGTCTCGACCTAGTAGTGCCGATAAGCTTGCTGTAACTGAATTTATACCATTAACAATGGTAATGGCTTTCAGTGACACCGGCTGTTGAACTGGTGTTGCAGGCTCAGGCTTGGGCGGAGCCGGTGCAGCCTTTGCGCGAATCATTTCCTTCTCTCGCATTGCATCCATACAGGTAAGTACTGACCAACGATCAAACGGCAGCTTGTTGGCTATTTGACTCACAGACAAACCAACCTCTAGCAAAAACCAAATCTTTCGGGCAATTTCTGCTTGATTGGTATTAAAGCCTTTCCAGTTCGGCGAACCGTTTTGCAAATAAATCATGTCAGGCCAGTCGAGCTTTTTCATTAACTGAGGCAACTCATCGGAGCGTCTTGCCGCTTCAAGCAGAAACTGATGAGGCTCTTTGCTGCTCAATATAGGATCAGCAGCGGACATGCTTTCCTCCGGCTGTGGTTCGA
Proteins encoded in this window:
- a CDS encoding GTPase domain-containing protein, giving the protein MALVNYAAREINCKIVYYGTGLGGKTTNLKYIHSQLAPTTRGELISLATETERTLFFDFLPLDLGSVQGFKTRFSLYTVPGQVEYNASRKLILNGVDGIIFVADSDVMRSKDNVESLQNMIENLAEYSLTLDNVPWVLQYNKRDLASAMPIERMEKELNIRGVPSFEAVASEGLGVFATLKAISKLILNRLQ
- the recG gene encoding ATP-dependent DNA helicase RecG → MPVVQGKYKEVELNALRRAILVERKGRYADYQGKRSTFSQFMRQTAAVMCRRNPKEARWATILGLFREYPNLDVATRIAVLRRAEELIETLMGSPSAEDPVAESQPEKPAASKESNKPATLPRKAVEQKSVPPVKPITINKDAKATKTNKLPREVDVQYVKGVGPKVAELLNRLNIFTAHDLIHHYPKRHLDFQNRLMIKDVEPGQEVTVFGTIASVSAFQSRRGNVSILTVVITDGTGRLNVTRFIGGKSNKYLLDRYKAQYPKGAQVMASGIVERDKSGRRLELKNAELEIFGNLAGDGEELDSIHAGRLVPVYPLTEGLSLRYLRNVIHNALESFLANVDETLPAEIIKKYDLVDLKSALKEIHFPESHEALNLARRRLVFDELFGMQLQLAWRRHHYQVSESAVELVMKPEGLVARLRASLPFTLTNAQERVFKEIASDMASGKPMQRLVQGDVGSGKTVVALMALLVAVENGYQGAIMAPTEILAEQHFRQFQRLLTPLGLKAALLLGKQGVKERREVHQGLMSGQIHIAVGTHALIQEGVEFEKLGLIIIDEQHRFGVKQRAQLKAKGVHPQLLTMTATPIPRTLALCLHGDLDVSEIDELPPGRKPIETKLLTGTEKRQVWAGVERQVQAGRQAYVVFPLIEESETLSAKAATAEYEKLKTNVFAHRRVGLMHGKLKPQEKDEVMEQFRRGELDILVSTTVIEVGVDVPNATVMVIENADRFGLAQLHQLRGRVGRGAEQSYCLLLSDSRTDTTRQRLEIMTKTNDGFVVAEKDLEIRGPGEFLGTRQSGLPDLLLADLLNDAEILELARKAAVEMINADPELVKHPMLKQRVNKTLALEQTQYLGSG
- a CDS encoding cyclic nucleotide-binding domain-containing protein; the encoded protein is MVQSSQSLTDFLKERTIFKVLDERVLSAICQLFEEERLSSGQVVFHEGDKADALYVIQQGRVAVYQGHDPPKLVTHLEPGDLFGEMAAYNESKRTASIRAMEDSVILRLPMKQFNELQAYFPQVTKEIVSLITKRLDKSSPTEAAGLKGDLSLFDLPTVIQTVISSRQTGTLTLKARVGKLSATIGVRHGRLLQVGFGHLSGESAWYELLTHTEPMEFVFEPQPEESMSAADPILSSKEPHQFLLEAARRSDELPQLMKKLDWPDMIYLQNGSPNWKGFNTNQAEIARKIWFLLEVGLSVSQIANKLPFDRWSVLTCMDAMREKEMIRAKAAPAPPKPEPATPVQQPVSLKAITIVNGINSVTASLSALLGRDQVRRYVHQAHSDVSAKYPALSCLTLNPDRPIFDLNSDKLPDESLDSFLKGTEQLFYIFLSLIAESHKPQI